In one window of Burkholderiales bacterium DNA:
- a CDS encoding ABC transporter permease subunit, with product MSAVLAFRDEGGGFTFAHFAKAFEYYSADLWFSAAIVVLSTAAIAAVAIAVAGYLTLGEHPRTLAILRWLYRWPLFIPFIVTAQVMRTFLAKNGMLNHVLIGGGLIDPLQAQSLLDWRGIVIAFVWKQAPFVTLLLAGAMAAIDRQHIEAARNLGANRWRVLFGIVLPQARRTLMVGLVLSFVSMLSVLSVPMMINPNSPTMLTVDIAYRINSHGDYAVANALCLMSLVLASFGAWFYLREAAARKAERA from the coding sequence ATGTCCGCCGTCCTCGCCTTCCGCGACGAGGGCGGCGGCTTCACGTTCGCGCATTTCGCGAAGGCGTTCGAGTACTACTCGGCCGACCTCTGGTTCTCGGCCGCGATCGTCGTGCTGTCGACCGCCGCGATCGCGGCGGTGGCGATCGCGGTCGCCGGCTACCTGACGCTCGGCGAACACCCGCGCACGCTCGCGATCCTGCGCTGGCTCTACCGCTGGCCGCTGTTCATCCCGTTCATCGTCACCGCGCAGGTGATGCGCACCTTCCTCGCCAAGAACGGGATGCTGAACCACGTCCTGATCGGCGGGGGCCTCATCGACCCGCTGCAGGCGCAGAGCCTGCTCGACTGGCGCGGCATCGTCATCGCGTTCGTGTGGAAGCAGGCGCCGTTCGTGACGCTGCTGCTCGCGGGCGCGATGGCGGCGATCGACCGCCAGCACATCGAGGCCGCGCGCAACCTCGGCGCCAACCGCTGGCGGGTGTTGTTCGGGATCGTGCTGCCGCAGGCGCGCCGGACGCTGATGGTCGGACTCGTGCTCTCGTTCGTGTCGATGCTCTCGGTGCTGTCGGTGCCGATGATGATCAACCCGAACTCGCCGACGATGCTCACCGTCGACATCGCCTACCGGATCAACTCGCACGGCGACTACGCGGTCGCCAACGCGCTGTGCCTGATGTCGCTCGTGCTGGCGTCGTTCGGCGCCTGGTTCTACCTGCGCGAGGCGGCCGCGCGCAAGGCGGAGCGCGCGTGA
- a CDS encoding ABC transporter ATP-binding protein: MPTPSPAPHRAPYLVADAISVSYGTTRVLDRVSLEVERGELVALLGSSGCGKTTLLRAIAGFVAPDAGRIVVDGRDITRLAPEARGTAMMFQSYALWPHMDVAANIGYGLRMRGRPRESIGRRVDEMLKLLKLEGYGARAISALSGGQKQRVALGRALAVDPSVLLLDEPMSNLDYRVRLELRHELRALQQRVGITAVYVTHDREEALTLADRIAVIDAGRVAQLGTPDDVFHHPVSPFVAGFMGADNAIDVVRTGHGWTWSAAPHAGARARAHFRADRARLVHPGTTAPAGTLAIDGTIAQRVYLGTVHRYRIHAGADDFWVEDAERRDEGAPVRVLVPPDGLLVFPAAA, translated from the coding sequence ATGCCCACCCCCTCCCCGGCTCCGCACCGCGCCCCGTACCTCGTCGCCGACGCGATCAGCGTGTCGTATGGCACGACGCGCGTGCTCGACCGGGTGTCGCTCGAGGTCGAGCGGGGCGAACTGGTGGCGCTCCTCGGCAGCTCCGGCTGCGGCAAGACGACGCTACTGCGCGCGATCGCCGGATTCGTCGCGCCCGACGCGGGACGCATCGTCGTCGACGGCCGCGACATCACCCGGCTCGCGCCGGAGGCGCGCGGCACGGCGATGATGTTCCAGTCCTACGCGCTGTGGCCGCACATGGACGTCGCGGCGAACATCGGCTACGGGCTGCGCATGCGCGGCCGGCCGCGCGAGTCGATCGGCCGGCGTGTCGACGAGATGCTGAAGCTCCTCAAGCTCGAAGGCTACGGCGCGCGCGCGATCTCAGCGCTCTCCGGCGGGCAGAAGCAGCGCGTCGCGCTCGGCCGCGCGCTCGCGGTCGACCCGAGCGTGCTCCTGCTCGACGAGCCGATGTCGAACCTCGACTACCGGGTCAGGCTGGAACTCCGCCACGAGCTGCGCGCGCTGCAGCAGCGCGTCGGCATCACGGCGGTCTACGTGACGCACGACCGCGAAGAGGCGCTCACGCTCGCCGACCGCATCGCGGTCATCGACGCCGGCCGCGTCGCCCAGCTCGGCACGCCCGACGACGTGTTCCACCATCCGGTCTCGCCGTTCGTCGCCGGCTTCATGGGCGCCGACAACGCGATCGACGTGGTGCGCACGGGCCACGGCTGGACCTGGAGCGCGGCACCGCACGCCGGAGCGCGCGCCCGCGCGCATTTCCGCGCCGACCGGGCGCGCCTCGTCCACCCCGGAACGACGGCCCCGGCGGGCACGCTCGCGATCGACGGCACGATCGCCCAGCGCGTCTACCTCGGGACCGTGCATCGCTACCGCATTCACGCCGGCGCCGACGACTTCTGGGTCGAGGACGCCGAGCGACGCGACGAGGGCGCGCCGGTGCGCGTCCTCGTCCCGCCCGACGGGCTGCTCGTGTTTCCCGCGGCGGCCTGA
- the paaJ gene encoding phenylacetate-CoA oxygenase subunit PaaJ, with amino-acid sequence MGRQGPGPRGGHRADQRRPRPDRAGADVALVRGRGRGRGPRRGRARVPARPARVPQRAHRRAAERRLRRHHRAAVPVRPLAPPRAPRDDRLARRACRRDRGEGREGGRLPRRALVRLGDPAGRRNRALARADGRRDRRAVDVHRRTLPARCGGRRDGEGRHRPRPRRARRTVARIGRRRARRSDARAAVRRLRAARRPPGHAHRAPGPPADRDAVPAACLPRRAVVNDMTVEPIPSVKGNARRGGGPATLAPVWRALAAVPDPEIPVLSVVDLGIVRAVEREGDGVVVRVTPTYSGCPATDVIAGAIDGALAAIGVRSRVEIVLAPSWTTDWMPADAKRRLREFGIAPPGSAVAGAAKIDVRGLSPLRHPGVVVPCPRCGSSDTTLVAQFGSTACKSLHRCGSCLEPFDYFKPH; translated from the coding sequence ATGGGTCGGCAAGGGCCCGGTCCTCGAGGAGGACATCGCGCAGACCAACGTCGGCCTCGACCTGATCGGGCAGGCGCGGATGTGGCTCTCGTACGCGGGCGAGGTCGAGGGCGCGGGCCGCGACGAGGACGCGCTCGCGTTCCGGCGCGACCAGCACGAGTTCCGCAACGCGCTCATCGTCGAGCAGCCGAACGGCGACTACGCCGACACCATCGCGCGGCAGTTCCTGTTCGACCGCTGGCACCTCCTCGCGCTCCGCGCGATGACCGCCTCGCGCGACGAGCGTGTCGCCGCGATCGCGGCGAAGGCCGCGAAGGAGGTCGCCTACCACGCCGAGCGCTCGTCCGACTGGGTGATCCGGCTGGGCGACGGAACCGGGCACTCGCACGCGCGGATGGCCGGCGCGATCGACGCGCTGTGGATGTACACCGGCGAACTCTTCCTGCCCGATGCGGTGGACGACGCGATGGCGAAGGCCGGCATCGGCCCCGACCTCGCCGCGCTCGCCGCACCGTGGCGCGAATCGGTCGGCGCCGTGCTCGCCGAAGCGACGCTCGCGCTGCCGTCCGACGACTTCGCGCAGCGCGGCGGCCGCCAGGGCACGCACACCGAGCACCTGGGCCACCTGCTGACCGAGATGCAGTTCCTGCAGCGTGCCTACCCCGACGCGCGGTGGTGAACGACATGACCGTCGAACCCATCCCCTCGGTGAAGGGGAACGCGCGGCGGGGCGGCGGCCCTGCGACGCTCGCGCCGGTCTGGCGCGCGCTCGCCGCGGTCCCCGATCCCGAGATCCCGGTGCTGTCGGTCGTCGACCTCGGCATCGTGCGCGCCGTCGAGCGCGAGGGCGATGGCGTCGTCGTCCGCGTGACCCCGACCTATTCCGGCTGCCCGGCGACCGACGTCATCGCGGGAGCGATCGACGGCGCGCTCGCGGCGATCGGCGTGCGCTCGCGCGTCGAGATCGTGCTCGCGCCGTCCTGGACCACCGACTGGATGCCCGCGGACGCGAAACGACGCCTGCGCGAGTTCGGGATCGCCCCTCCCGGCTCGGCCGTCGCCGGTGCCGCGAAGATCGACGTGCGCGGCTTGAGCCCGCTGCGCCATCCCGGCGTCGTCGTGCCGTGCCCGCGCTGCGGGTCGAGCGATACCACGCTCGTCGCGCAGTTCGGCTCGACCGCGTGCAAGTCGCTGCACCGCTGCGGTTCCTGCCTCGAGCCGTTCGACTACTTCAAGCCGCATTGA
- a CDS encoding extracellular solute-binding protein → MRTFKTTLALALVATGAAFGYAVPASAQVTLNVVTAGDQNMVDYVNNFLGPKFEARNPGVKVRAVGTGPGDAGSQKILEKLSAQQKAGSTAWDTDVAVVHQRGAATMVKDHLLAPYRNEIAAGKLVSRDTAKNALGQNVDGYVIPMFHSQIAFAYNPDVVKSPPKSYAELAQWVKQHPKQFGYNGVKGGMSGVGFVMGWVAANSGMGDQLEKGPYDPAKKAVIDRSLAGLKEFNQYVVLTPGNAGTLDMLNRGEIAMGPVWVDMFYTWVADGKMPPNVKLELPQPGLPGQPMYYVVPAKAANAALAKKFVDFAASPAIQAEGIVKRFNWYPGIDAQYVKPQMDDKSWNKLFADIPPDTLQRYGRPFPLSEYFTDILEGYERVVLK, encoded by the coding sequence ATGCGCACGTTCAAGACTACCCTGGCCCTCGCGCTCGTCGCGACGGGGGCGGCGTTCGGTTACGCGGTTCCCGCATCCGCGCAGGTCACGCTCAACGTCGTGACCGCGGGCGACCAGAACATGGTCGACTACGTCAACAACTTCCTCGGGCCGAAATTCGAGGCCCGGAATCCCGGCGTCAAGGTGCGCGCGGTCGGCACCGGACCGGGCGACGCCGGTTCGCAGAAGATCCTCGAGAAGCTCTCCGCGCAGCAGAAGGCGGGGTCGACCGCGTGGGACACCGACGTCGCCGTCGTGCATCAGCGCGGCGCGGCGACGATGGTCAAGGACCACCTGCTCGCGCCCTACCGCAACGAGATCGCCGCCGGGAAACTCGTGTCGCGCGACACCGCGAAGAACGCGCTCGGCCAGAACGTCGACGGCTACGTGATCCCGATGTTCCACAGCCAGATTGCCTTCGCGTACAACCCGGACGTCGTCAAGTCGCCGCCGAAGAGCTACGCCGAGCTGGCGCAGTGGGTGAAGCAGCACCCGAAGCAGTTCGGCTACAACGGCGTCAAGGGCGGGATGTCGGGCGTCGGCTTCGTGATGGGCTGGGTCGCCGCGAACAGCGGCATGGGCGACCAGCTCGAGAAGGGTCCCTACGACCCGGCGAAGAAGGCGGTGATCGACCGCTCGCTCGCCGGCCTGAAGGAGTTCAACCAGTACGTCGTGCTGACGCCGGGCAACGCCGGCACGCTCGACATGCTGAACCGCGGCGAGATCGCGATGGGCCCGGTGTGGGTCGACATGTTCTACACCTGGGTCGCCGACGGGAAGATGCCGCCGAACGTGAAGCTCGAACTGCCGCAGCCGGGCCTTCCCGGACAGCCGATGTACTACGTCGTTCCCGCGAAGGCGGCCAACGCCGCGCTCGCGAAGAAGTTCGTGGACTTCGCGGCGAGCCCGGCGATCCAGGCCGAGGGCATCGTCAAGCGCTTCAACTGGTATCCGGGCATCGACGCGCAGTACGTGAAGCCGCAGATGGACGACAAGAGCTGGAACAAGCTCTTCGCCGACATCCCGCCCGACACGCTGCAGCGCTACGGCCGCCCGTTCCCGCTGTCCGAGTACTTCACCGACATCCTCGAGGGCTACGAGCGGGTGGTCCTGAAATGA
- the lysM gene encoding peptidoglycan-binding protein LysM — protein MGLIDFVKEAGEKLFGKGTAQAAMAEVKSDPANDAKIKAANDAAGDAIVTYIKAQNLSATGLTVTFDGASSSVAVYGVAPDQATREKIVLCCGNVAGVSTVKDMMSVDRSEPEAQYYTVKSGDNLSKISKQYYGDPNKYMKIFEANKPMLSHPDKIYPGQNLRIPPA, from the coding sequence ATGGGACTGATCGATTTCGTCAAGGAAGCGGGCGAGAAGCTGTTCGGCAAGGGGACGGCGCAGGCCGCGATGGCGGAGGTGAAGTCCGACCCCGCGAACGACGCCAAGATCAAGGCGGCGAACGACGCGGCGGGTGATGCGATCGTCACCTACATCAAGGCGCAGAACCTCTCGGCGACCGGGCTCACCGTGACCTTCGACGGCGCGTCGTCGTCGGTGGCGGTCTACGGCGTCGCGCCCGACCAGGCGACGCGCGAGAAGATCGTGCTCTGCTGCGGCAACGTCGCGGGCGTGTCCACGGTGAAGGACATGATGAGCGTCGATCGCAGCGAACCCGAGGCCCAGTACTACACGGTGAAGTCCGGGGACAACCTGTCGAAGATCAGCAAGCAGTACTACGGCGACCCGAACAAGTACATGAAGATCTTCGAGGCGAACAAGCCGATGCTCTCGCACCCGGACAAGATCTATCCGGGCCAGAACCTGCGCATTCCGCCGGCATGA
- the paaB gene encoding 1,2-phenylacetyl-CoA epoxidase subunit B yields MTSEWPLWEVFIRSQHGLAHKHAGSLHAPDAEMAIKNARDVYTRRNEGVSIWVVRSADVVASAPGDREALFDPAENKVYRHPTFFPMPDGVKHI; encoded by the coding sequence ATGACCTCCGAATGGCCCCTCTGGGAAGTGTTCATCCGCAGCCAGCACGGGCTCGCGCACAAGCACGCGGGCAGCCTGCACGCACCGGACGCGGAGATGGCGATCAAGAACGCGCGCGACGTCTACACGCGCCGCAACGAGGGCGTGTCGATCTGGGTCGTGCGGAGCGCCGACGTCGTCGCGAGCGCGCCGGGCGACCGCGAGGCGCTCTTCGATCCGGCGGAGAACAAGGTGTACCGCCACCCGACGTTCTTCCCGATGCCCGACGGGGTCAAGCACATCTGA
- a CDS encoding inositol monophosphatase: protein MTPEALDARLRFATAAARRAGEIALAYAHDPARMAIEAKGVQDLVTAADKAVETSLRREIAAAFPGDAVLGEEEGISAGWDGRAPLWVVDPIDGTANFARRIPVWCVSIGLVVDGDAALGVIHAPALGDTHAAARGRGATLNGAPIRVSPASAPEASRVGLGFSYRCDRQVHLTAIDRLLARHCEYSRLGSGALGMAHVADGRFEGYFEPHINAWDVAAGIAIVREAGGFTNAFFAGDGLTRGNAILAGAPGVRAFLESTLGDLMP from the coding sequence ATGACTCCCGAAGCCCTGGACGCCCGATTGCGGTTCGCGACGGCGGCGGCACGCCGCGCCGGCGAGATCGCGCTCGCCTATGCGCACGACCCGGCGCGCATGGCGATCGAGGCGAAGGGGGTGCAGGACCTGGTGACCGCGGCCGACAAGGCGGTCGAGACGTCGCTGCGGCGCGAGATCGCCGCGGCGTTTCCCGGCGACGCGGTGTTGGGCGAGGAGGAGGGCATCTCGGCCGGCTGGGACGGACGCGCGCCGCTGTGGGTCGTCGATCCGATCGACGGCACCGCGAACTTCGCGCGGCGGATCCCGGTCTGGTGCGTGTCGATCGGGCTCGTCGTCGACGGCGACGCGGCGCTCGGCGTCATCCATGCACCGGCGCTCGGGGACACGCATGCAGCCGCGCGCGGCCGGGGCGCGACGCTGAACGGCGCGCCGATCCGCGTCTCCCCGGCCAGCGCGCCGGAGGCCTCGCGCGTCGGCCTCGGCTTTTCCTACCGCTGCGATCGCCAGGTGCACCTCACGGCGATCGACCGCCTGCTCGCGCGCCATTGCGAGTACAGCCGGCTGGGCAGCGGGGCGCTCGGGATGGCGCACGTCGCGGACGGGCGCTTCGAAGGCTATTTCGAGCCGCACATCAACGCCTGGGACGTCGCGGCGGGCATCGCGATCGTGCGCGAGGCGGGCGGGTTCACCAACGCGTTCTTCGCCGGCGACGGCCTCACCCGCGGCAACGCGATCCTCGCGGGGGCGCCCGGCGTGCGCGCGTTCCTCGAGTCGACGCTCGGCGACCTGATGCCGTGA
- the paaA gene encoding 1,2-phenylacetyl-CoA epoxidase subunit A, with translation MYAQLVDTGLKKVAEASEMSPEERAFQARLDADIKVEPKDPMPEAYRRTLVRQIQQHAHSEIVGQLPEGNWVTRAPTLQRKAILMAKIQDEAGHGLYLYSAAETLGVSRDDLIEDLHAGKVKYSSIFNYPTLNWADMGAIGWLVDGAAIMNQIPLCRCSYGPYARAMVRICKEESFHQRQGFDIMLAMCRGTPEQKAMAQDSLDRWWWPSLMMFGPPDADSVHSAQSMRWKIKLLSNDELRQRFIDQTVPQAEFLGLTIPDPDLRWNEERGHYDIGPIDWSEFQAVLRGHGPCNRDRIRVRTKAWEDGAWVREAAVEHARKRAARVERRTSNLEP, from the coding sequence ATGTACGCGCAACTGGTCGACACCGGGTTGAAGAAGGTCGCGGAGGCATCCGAGATGTCGCCGGAGGAGCGCGCGTTCCAGGCGCGCCTCGACGCGGACATCAAAGTGGAGCCGAAGGACCCGATGCCCGAGGCCTACCGCCGCACGCTCGTCCGCCAGATCCAGCAGCACGCGCACTCCGAGATCGTCGGGCAGTTGCCGGAGGGCAACTGGGTGACGCGCGCACCCACGCTCCAGCGCAAGGCGATCCTGATGGCGAAGATCCAGGACGAGGCCGGTCACGGGCTCTACCTGTACTCGGCGGCGGAGACGCTCGGCGTCTCGCGCGACGACCTGATCGAGGACCTCCACGCCGGCAAGGTCAAGTACTCGTCGATCTTCAACTACCCGACGCTCAACTGGGCGGACATGGGCGCGATCGGCTGGCTCGTCGACGGCGCGGCGATCATGAACCAGATCCCGCTGTGCCGCTGCAGTTACGGCCCCTACGCGCGCGCGATGGTGCGCATCTGCAAGGAGGAGTCGTTCCACCAGAGGCAGGGCTTCGACATCATGCTGGCGATGTGCCGCGGCACGCCGGAGCAGAAGGCGATGGCGCAGGATTCGCTCGACCGCTGGTGGTGGCCGTCGCTGATGATGTTCGGCCCGCCCGACGCCGACAGCGTGCACTCCGCGCAGTCGATGCGCTGGAAGATCAAGCTCCTGTCGAACGACGAGCTGCGCCAGCGCTTCATCGACCAGACCGTGCCGCAGGCGGAGTTCCTCGGGCTCACGATTCCCGATCCCGATCTGCGCTGGAACGAGGAACGCGGCCACTACGACATCGGCCCGATCGACTGGAGCGAGTTCCAGGCGGTGCTGCGCGGCCACGGGCCGTGCAACCGCGACCGCATCCGCGTGCGCACGAAGGCCTGGGAAGACGGTGCGTGGGTGCGCGAGGCCGCGGTCGAGCACGCGCGCAAGCGCGCGGCGCGCGTTGAACGTCGAACGTCGAATCTCGAACCCTGA
- a CDS encoding acyl-CoA dehydrogenase family protein, translating into MANAARRPHNGRVGYAFDTFLDATGANRYDDDALLATLLDRYAGASPARDADLSRFGARVAGPLARLADESAQPANAPTLRQYDAWHRRVDEIVLPASTKAALAEVAGAERLGVLHGDRFAFYAKTYLAHQNGEAGVACSLACTDGLSRTLDALGDRPEHRAALDRMRSSSERRVWHAAQFVTEIQGGSDVGANAVEARPAGDGAYTLHGPKWFCSNVNADDFLVSARPAGAPAGPKGIAIFLVPAYLDRDGWARNGCTIDRLKDKLGTRELATAELTFDGAVGWPIGPLDRGLPNLVDRVLVTSRMACVLYAAASLRQAERIARAYATFRTAFGRPIADFAPVRRTIESIALARERSLAVAFELVRLWPSPDGTHDAADFRVLLSLAKPVITQRASMLLHEAVMLLGANGIEERFSPLPRLYRDAAVMETWEGPHNVLHAQAHRDITRLALDVGDFAHRVAGRADDALIAALRRATGGGAPAMLAMPEAAEHVVDALGDRIRGA; encoded by the coding sequence ATGGCCAACGCGGCACGGCGGCCGCATAATGGCCGCGTGGGGTATGCGTTCGACACCTTCCTCGACGCGACCGGCGCCAACCGGTACGACGACGATGCGCTGTTGGCGACGCTGCTCGACCGATACGCGGGCGCCTCTCCCGCGCGCGACGCGGACCTGTCGCGTTTCGGGGCGCGTGTCGCCGGACCGCTCGCCCGGCTCGCCGACGAGTCCGCGCAACCGGCGAACGCGCCGACGCTGCGGCAGTACGACGCCTGGCACCGCCGGGTCGACGAGATCGTGCTTCCGGCATCGACGAAGGCCGCGCTCGCCGAAGTGGCGGGCGCGGAGCGACTCGGCGTGCTCCACGGCGACCGGTTCGCGTTCTACGCGAAGACCTACCTCGCGCACCAGAACGGCGAGGCCGGCGTCGCCTGTTCGCTCGCCTGCACCGACGGCCTGTCGCGCACGCTCGACGCATTGGGCGATCGGCCCGAGCACCGCGCCGCGCTCGACCGGATGCGTTCGTCGAGCGAACGGCGCGTCTGGCACGCGGCCCAGTTCGTCACCGAGATCCAGGGCGGCTCCGACGTCGGTGCGAATGCGGTCGAGGCACGTCCCGCCGGCGACGGTGCGTACACGCTGCACGGTCCGAAGTGGTTCTGCTCGAACGTCAACGCCGACGACTTCCTCGTCAGCGCCCGCCCCGCCGGCGCGCCCGCCGGCCCGAAAGGGATCGCGATCTTCCTCGTGCCGGCGTACCTCGACCGGGACGGATGGGCACGCAACGGCTGCACGATCGACCGCCTGAAGGACAAGCTCGGCACGCGCGAACTCGCGACCGCCGAACTCACCTTCGACGGGGCGGTCGGCTGGCCGATCGGACCGCTCGACCGCGGCCTCCCGAACCTCGTCGACCGGGTGCTCGTCACCTCGCGGATGGCCTGCGTGCTCTATGCGGCCGCGAGCCTGCGCCAGGCCGAACGCATCGCGCGCGCCTACGCGACCTTCCGCACCGCGTTCGGGCGTCCGATCGCCGACTTCGCGCCGGTGCGCCGGACGATCGAGAGCATCGCGCTCGCGCGCGAACGTTCGCTCGCCGTCGCGTTCGAACTGGTGCGGCTGTGGCCATCGCCCGACGGGACCCACGACGCGGCGGACTTCCGCGTGCTGCTCTCGCTCGCGAAGCCGGTGATCACGCAGCGCGCGAGCATGCTCCTCCACGAGGCCGTGATGCTGCTCGGCGCCAACGGCATCGAGGAGCGTTTCTCGCCGCTGCCGCGTCTCTACCGCGACGCCGCGGTGATGGAGACCTGGGAAGGCCCGCACAACGTGCTCCATGCGCAGGCGCACCGCGACATCACGCGGCTCGCGCTCGACGTCGGCGACTTCGCGCATCGCGTGGCCGGCCGCGCGGACGACGCGCTGATCGCCGCGCTGCGCCGCGCCACCGGAGGCGGCGCGCCCGCGATGCTCGCCATGCCCGAGGCCGCGGAGCATGTGGTCGATGCGCTCGGCGACCGCATCCGCGGCGCCTGA
- a CDS encoding MliC family protein, whose product MTRSVRFAHACLACAALALGGCATERYSPGLETTVLAAVIDYQCEGGIRMRVERAPDARSARVTMGSRSWTLTRVDSAAQEKYGEGLTALYLDGDVAIFENDSRIVGGKCQSSTPMPKAPTMRKYDFF is encoded by the coding sequence ATGACGCGATCGGTCCGTTTCGCCCATGCCTGCCTCGCCTGCGCCGCGCTCGCCTTGGGCGGCTGCGCCACCGAGCGCTACAGCCCCGGCCTCGAGACCACCGTCCTCGCCGCGGTCATCGACTATCAGTGCGAGGGCGGCATCAGGATGCGCGTCGAGCGCGCCCCCGATGCGCGCAGTGCGCGCGTGACCATGGGCTCCCGGTCCTGGACCCTGACCCGCGTCGACAGCGCCGCGCAGGAGAAGTACGGCGAAGGCCTGACTGCGCTCTATCTCGACGGCGACGTCGCGATCTTCGAGAACGATAGCCGCATCGTCGGCGGCAAGTGCCAGTCGTCGACGCCGATGCCCAAGGCGCCGACGATGCGCAAGTACGACTTCTTCTGA
- a CDS encoding ABC transporter permease subunit, translating to MGESAARTVLLVLLAFAIFGPLANLVLWGFAERWYFPHKLPQEFGLTYWARVFAPRGSALASLWTSVGIATLTVLLTLSVAVPAGYALARLKLPARTLILLVFLLPQAVPNLPVYVNIARVFYEFNLNGTILGVVLVHASHGLVLAVWIASAAFAAVDASLEEAARNMGASPWRCWTTVTLPLALPGLIASAIFVFLESLDEFTGTYFVGVPDVTTMPLLMFNASMGGNYQIASITALLLLAPSILFMLLVERFLKADVLAMIGR from the coding sequence ATCGGGGAGTCCGCCGCGCGCACGGTCCTGCTCGTGCTGCTCGCGTTCGCGATCTTCGGACCGCTCGCGAACCTCGTCCTCTGGGGTTTCGCCGAGCGCTGGTACTTCCCGCACAAGCTGCCGCAGGAGTTCGGCCTCACCTACTGGGCGCGCGTGTTCGCCCCGCGCGGCAGCGCGCTCGCGTCGCTGTGGACGAGCGTCGGGATCGCGACGCTGACCGTGCTCCTCACGCTCTCCGTCGCGGTCCCGGCGGGCTACGCGCTGGCGCGCCTGAAGCTCCCGGCGCGCACGCTGATCCTGCTCGTGTTCCTGCTGCCGCAGGCGGTGCCGAACCTGCCGGTCTACGTGAACATCGCCCGCGTGTTCTACGAGTTCAACCTGAACGGCACGATCCTCGGCGTCGTGCTGGTCCACGCGTCGCACGGGCTCGTGCTGGCGGTCTGGATCGCCTCCGCGGCGTTCGCCGCGGTCGACGCCTCCCTCGAGGAGGCCGCGCGCAACATGGGCGCCTCGCCGTGGCGTTGCTGGACCACGGTGACGCTGCCGCTCGCGCTGCCCGGGCTCATCGCGAGCGCGATCTTCGTGTTCCTCGAGTCGCTCGACGAGTTCACCGGCACCTACTTCGTCGGCGTGCCCGACGTCACGACGATGCCGCTCCTGATGTTCAACGCGAGCATGGGCGGCAACTACCAGATCGCGTCGATCACCGCGCTCCTGCTGCTCGCGCCGTCGATCCTGTTCATGCTGCTGGTCGAGCGCTTCCTGAAGGCCGACGTGCTGGCGATGATCGGGCGGTAG
- a CDS encoding phenylacetic acid degradation operon negative regulatory protein PaaX: MPPPDPDPELARWIRRELAADPPRVPSLIVTVWGDALVPHGGAAWLATLIALLGEFGVNERAVRTGVFRVARDGWLVAQPVGRRSRYQVSGQAGARFARAFHRVYDSPFEPWDGEWEAVVPHSNLGPASRRRLRDELAWAGFAEFAPGVHLRPARRDGVAARIVEALGVACAVTGFVARDTADGALPSLASRAESVYALGALAADYRRFIARHAGVVAAFRQRANPDPAQAFAIRTLLVHAYRRVRLRDPQLPREVLPDDWPGAAAYALCRDFYRMAEPMAEAHLAAAFANEGATLPPIDPAFHRRFADPLPSCAA; the protein is encoded by the coding sequence ATGCCGCCACCCGATCCCGATCCCGAACTGGCCCGCTGGATCCGGCGCGAACTCGCCGCCGACCCGCCGCGGGTCCCGTCGCTCATCGTCACCGTCTGGGGCGACGCACTGGTGCCGCACGGCGGCGCCGCGTGGCTCGCGACGCTGATTGCGCTCCTCGGCGAATTCGGTGTCAACGAGCGCGCGGTGCGCACCGGCGTGTTCCGCGTCGCAAGGGATGGCTGGCTCGTCGCGCAGCCGGTCGGCCGCCGCAGCCGCTACCAGGTGTCCGGCCAGGCGGGCGCGCGATTCGCGCGCGCGTTCCACCGCGTCTACGACAGCCCGTTCGAGCCCTGGGACGGCGAGTGGGAAGCGGTCGTCCCGCACTCCAATCTCGGCCCGGCCTCGCGCCGGCGCCTGCGCGACGAACTCGCCTGGGCCGGATTCGCCGAGTTCGCGCCCGGCGTTCACCTGCGGCCCGCCCGGCGCGACGGCGTCGCGGCGCGCATCGTCGAGGCGCTCGGCGTCGCCTGCGCGGTCACCGGGTTCGTCGCACGCGACACCGCGGACGGCGCGCTTCCCTCACTCGCCTCGCGCGCGGAATCGGTCTACGCGCTCGGCGCGCTGGCCGCGGACTACCGCCGCTTCATCGCGCGGCACGCGGGCGTCGTCGCGGCGTTCCGCCAGCGCGCCAACCCCGATCCCGCGCAGGCGTTCGCGATCCGCACGCTGCTCGTGCACGCCTATCGGCGCGTGCGCCTGCGCGATCCCCAACTGCCCCGCGAGGTCCTGCCGGACGACTGGCCGGGCGCGGCGGCCTATGCGCTGTGCCGCGACTTCTACCGCATGGCGGAGCCGATGGCGGAGGCCCACCTCGCCGCGGCGTTCGCGAACGAGGGCGCCACGCTGCCGCCGATCGATCCGGCGTTCCACCGCCGCTTCGCGGACCCGCTGCCTTCCTGCGCCGCGTGA